Proteins from one Mycobacterium sp. SMC-2 genomic window:
- a CDS encoding PE family protein → MSFVTTQPEALAAAAGNLQSIGSALSAQNSAAAAPTTGVAPAAADEVSALTAAQFSAHAQMYQAVSAQATAIHEMFVNTLSMSSGSYAVTEAANAAATG, encoded by the coding sequence ATGTCGTTTGTCACGACGCAGCCGGAGGCGTTAGCCGCGGCGGCGGGCAATCTGCAAAGCATCGGCTCGGCGCTGAGCGCGCAGAACTCGGCGGCGGCGGCCCCAACGACGGGGGTCGCGCCGGCCGCCGCCGACGAGGTGTCGGCACTGACCGCGGCGCAGTTCTCTGCGCACGCGCAGATGTATCAGGCTGTGAGCGCCCAGGCGACGGCGATTCACGAGATGTTCGTCAACACCCTCAGCATGAGCTCGGGGTCATACGCGGTGACTGAGGCGGCCAACGCGGCCGCGACTGGCTAA